The Penaeus vannamei isolate JL-2024 chromosome 39, ASM4276789v1, whole genome shotgun sequence genome window below encodes:
- the LOC113823158 gene encoding transient receptor potential channel pyrexia, which translates to MSRGQGNFSYTAVPSPSESLSGKLLHQTSDSVSETLSDMLSTDESNSGVSSADLNAWDPDAARLLKVVDNESLEGLKALLVAGVHINGHGGSFHETALHRAAQLRWTAGLSYLLSAGASVYAKNQFGQTPLHYAAASQSTACIKLLLSSGRPGVVDHRDMRGHTPLHDASASGCVEAIAVLLKAGALVRAKDANGETPLHKAAKARSIPSMVALLNAGADLAAVDDNGESVLSYILHHLPGTMDAVFDHCLVTNSPKINTKTLEVSLNFLPLTCSFEKNQVQNLQSFVDMGQAKLLSHPLCEAFLLLKWMNVRRLFLIEVVFYFIYATLTTILTFNKFVWTTSHTNVSELVKERGEDWKEWGESHVQGEWGLSAIPDKAEEVLKGLVIFQTVLILLQQLLSLMQNKLAWFRSLSGILHVMITLLVLLVVPFPVPAEWQHHLATWMLLLMWTECMVLIGRFPNCGIYVVMFTRVAKVFVRIFAIYFCLLLAFSSAFYVALHYAKDSGTGEQENQVFTNPVLTFTKTLTMMIGELDFGDDFVVGLSHLVATGHIIFLFFVILVSIILSNLLVALAVNDVQGLRNSAHLERLIKQTELVFQMEKNFSTASYLGSHIKIPKLREMLTKVSYICKHDCYNSRAFLLPNHPKKANRLYMVENKKCVDVALPSFLKTNIIECLRARETESADSKGSVRARKGSRIRRGEYHRNEQQDLKVSIKELEANVAEIMSEKVDEITETYGALAKRITTLEENLEKLINLLSKNTNGENPNPSQTE; encoded by the exons ATGTCACGTGGTCAGGGGAACTTCAGCTACACAGCCGTCCCGTCGCCCTCTGAGAGCCTGAGTGGGAAGCTCCTTCACCAAACTTCGGACAGTGTGTCAGAGACATTGTCAGATATGTTGAGTACAG ATGAATCAAACAGTGGCGTGTCGTCAGCAGACCTCAACGCGTGGGATCCTGACGCCGCCAGATTGCTGAAGGTGGTGGATAATGAATCTCTGGAAGGTCTTAAAGCTCTCTTGGTCGCAGGCGTGCACATCAATGGCCATGGAGGCTCGTTCCATGAAACAGCCCTTCACCGTGCAGCACAGTTACGGTGGACAGCCGGGCTTAGTTACCTGTTGTCGGCGGGGGCGTCCGTGTATGCCAAGAATCAGTTCGGACAGACGCCCCTGCACTACGCGGCGGCGTCGCAGTCGACCGCATGCATTAAGCTACTTCTCTCCTCCGGGCGGCCAGGAGTAGTGGATCACCGGGACATGCGAGGACACACGCCTCTGCACGATGCCAGTGCGTCAGGGTGCGTTGAGGCGATTGCAGTCTTGCTCAAGGCAGGGGCTCTGGTGCGCGCCAAGGATGCGAACGGAGAAACGCCGCTTCACAAGGCAGCGAAGGCGCGCTCGATTCCCTCGATGGTGGCGCTCCTCAACGCAGGAGCCGATCTCGCAGCCGTTGATGACAACGGGGAAAGCGTGCTGTCCTATATCCTGCATCATCTCCCTGGCACCATGGATGCGGTTTTTGACCACTGCCTGGTCACTAATTCTCCCAAAATTAATACAAAGACTTTGGAAGTATCTCTGAACTTTTTGCCTCTTACCTGTTCATTCGAGAAGAATCAGGTACAAAACCTACAGTCATTTGTGGACATGGGTCAGGCAAAGCTCCTGAGCCACCCTCTTTGTgaagcttttcttcttcttaagtgGATGAATGTTCGGAGGTTATTTTTGATAGAagttgtcttttattttatttatgcaaCGCTGACCACCATTCTGACCTTCAACAAATTTGTGTGGACAACAAGTCACACTAATGTTAGCGAACTCGTAAAGGAGCGAGGCGAGGATTGGAAGGAGTGGGGCGAGTCCCACGTGCAGGGCGAGTGGGGGCTGTCAGCTATCCCAGATAAAGCTGAAGAGGTTCTCAAAGGCCTGGTGATATTTCAGACAGTATTAATCCTCCTACAGCAGCTATTATCCCTTATGCAGAATAAGCTAGCATGGTTCCGATCGCTTTCTGGCATCCTCCATGTGATGATAACTCTCCTCGTTCTGCTGGTCGTGCCTTTCCCGGTGCCCGCGGAGTGGCAACACCACCTGGCCACATGGATGCTCCTGCTGATGTGGACCGAGTGCATGGTGCTGATCGGACGATTTCCAAACTGTGGCATATATGTCGTCATGTTTACCAGAGTGGCCAAGGTCTTTGTTCGTATATTTGCTATATACTTTTGCCTCCTCCTTGCATTTTCGTCTGCGTTCTATGTTGCGCTACATTATGCCAAGGACTCTGGCACAGGAGAGCAAGAGAACCAGGTGTTCACCAACCCAGTCTTAACATTCACCAAGACACTGACGATGATGATCGGTGAACTTGACTTTGGAGACGATTTTGTGGTTGGATTATCACACTTAGTGGCAACTGGACACATAATCTTTCTGTTCTTTGTCATCCTCGTCTCCATCATCCTCTCCAATCTTCTAGTGGCTCTTGCAGTCAATGACGTTCAG GGTTTGAGGAACTCGGCTCATCTGGAGAGGCTTATAAAGCAAACAGAGTTGGTGTTTCAGATGGAAAAGAACTTCTCCACGGCATCATACCTTGGGTCTCACATTAAGATTCCCAA ATTGCGAGAAATGCTGACGAAGGTTTCctatatatgcaaacatgatTGCTACAACTCCCGTGCTTTTCTTCTTCCGAACCATCCAAAAAAG GCCAACAGACTCTACATGGTGGAGAATAAGAAATGCGTTGACGTCGCCTTGCCTTCTTTCCTGAAAACCAACATCATCGAGTGCCTGAGGGCGCGGGAGACCGAGTCCGCCGACAGCAAGGGCAGCGTCCGCGCCAGGAAGGGCAGCAGGATTCGCCGCGGAGAGTACCACCGCAATGAGCAGCAAGATTTGAAGGTCAGCATCAAGGAGCTCGAGGCCAACGTGGCTGAAATTATGAGCGAAAAGGTCGACGAGATAACAGAGACATACGGCGCTCTCGCTAAGAGGATAACGACTCTTGAGGAAAATCTAGAGAAGTTAATTAACCTGTTGAGCAAAAACACCAATGGTGAAAATCCAAACCCTAGTCAAACTGAATAA